From a single Equus asinus isolate D_3611 breed Donkey chromosome 2, EquAss-T2T_v2, whole genome shotgun sequence genomic region:
- the LEO1 gene encoding RNA polymerase-associated protein LEO1 isoform X1 — MADMEDLFGSDADSDAERKDSDSGSDSDSDQENVASGSNASGSESDQDERGDSGKPSNKELFGDDSEDEGASHHSGSDNHSERSDNRSEASERSDHEDNDPSDVDQHSGSEAHNDDEDEGHRSDGGSHHSEAEGSEKAHSDDEKWGREDKSDQSDDEKIQNSDDEERAQGSDEDKLQNSDDDEKMQNTDDEERPQLSDDERQQLSEEEKANSDEERPAASDNDDEKQNSDDEERPQLSDEEKMQNSDDERPQASDEERRPSDDEEEQDHKSESARGSDSEDEVLRMKRKNAIASDSEADSDTEVPKDNSGTMDLFGGADDISSGSDGEDKPPTPGQPVDENGLPQDQQEEEPIPETRIEVEIPKVNTDLGNDLYFVKLPNFLSVEPRPFDPQYYEDEFEDEEMLDEEGRTRLKLKVENTIRWRIRRDEEGNEIKESNARIVKWSDGSMSLHLGNEVFDVYKAPLQGDHNHLFIRQGTGLQGQAVFKTKLTFRPHSTDSATHRKMTLSLADRCSKTQKIRILPMAGRDPECQRTEMIKKEEERLRASIRRESQQRRMREKQHQRGLSASYLEPDRYDEEEEGEESISLAAIKNRYKGGIREERARIYSSDSDEGSEEDKAQRLLKAKKLTSDEEGEPSGKRKAEDDDKANKKHKKYVISDEEEEDDD; from the exons ATGGCGGATATGGAGGACCTCTTCGGGAGCGACGCCGACAGTGATGCCGAACGTAAAG ATTCTGATTCTGGATCAGACTCTGATTCTGACCAAGAGAACGTTGCTTCTGGGAGTAATGCCTCTGGAAGTGAAAGTGATCAAGATGAAAGAGGTGATTCAGGAAAACCAAGTAATAAGGAACTGTTTGGAGATGACAGTGAGGATGAGGGAGCTTCTCATCATAGTGGGAGTGATAATCACTCTGAAAGATCGGACAATAGATCAGAAGCTTCTGAGCGTTCTGACCATGAAGACAATGACCCCTCAGATGTAGATCAGCACAGTGGATCAGAAGCCCATAATGACGATGAAGATGAAGGTCATAGATCAGATGGAGGGAGCCATCACTCAGAAGCAGAAGGCTCTGAAAAAGCACATTCAGATGATGAAAAATGGGGCAGAGAAGATAAAAGTGACCAGTCAGATGATGAAAAGATACAAAATTCTGATGATGAAGAGAGGGCACAAGGATCTGATGAAGATAAGCTGCAGAATTCTGATGATGATGAGAAAATGCAGAACACAGATGATGAGGAGAGGCCTCAGCTGTCAGATGATGAGAGGCAACAACTGTCTGAGGAGGAGAAGGCTAATTCTGATGAAGAACGGCCAGCAGCTTCTGATAATGATGATGAGAAGCAGAATTCTGATGATGAAGAACGGCCGCAGTTGTCTGATGAGGAGAAAATGCAAAATTCTGATGATGAAAGGCCACAGGCCTCGGATGAAGAACGCAGGCCTTCAGATGATGAAGAGGAACAGGACCATAAGTCAG AATCTGCAAGAGGCAGTGATAGCGAAGATGAAGTTTTACGAATGAAACGCAAGAATGCAATTGCATCTGATTCAGAAGCGGATAGTGACACTGAGGTACCAAAAG ATAACAGTGGAACCATGGATCTATTTGGAGGTGCAGATGATATATCTTCAGGGAGTGATGGAGAAGATAAACCACCTACTCCAGGGCAGCCTGTT GATGAAAATGGGTTGCCTCAGGACCAACAGGAGGAGGAGCCAATTCCTGAGACCAGAATAGAAGTAGAAATACCCAAAGTAAACACTGATTTAGGAAACGACTTGTATTTTGTTAAACTGCCCAACTTTCTCAGTGTGGAGCCCAG ACCTTTTGATCCTCAGTATTATGAAGATGaatttgaagatgaagaaatgcTGGATGAAGAAGGTCGAACCAGGCTAAAATTAAAG GTAGAAAATACTATAAGATGGAGGATACGCCGGGACGAAGAAGGCaatgaaattaaagaaagcaATGCTCGGATAGTCAAGTGGTCAGATGGAAG CATGTCTCTGCATTTAGGCAATGAAGTGTTTGATGTTTACAAAGCTCCGCTGCAGGGCGATCACAACCATCTTTTCATAAGACAGGGCACTGGGCTACAGGGACAGGCCGTCTTCAAAACCAAACTCACATTCAG ACCTCACTCTACAGACAGTGCCACGCATAGAAAGATGACCCTGTCACTTGCAGATAGATGTTCAAAGACACAGAAGATTAGAATCTTACCAATGGCCGGTCGTGATCCTGAATGCCAGCGCACAGAAATGATTAAG AAAGAAGAAGAACGTTTGAGAGCTTCTATTCGTAGGGAATCTCAGCAGCGCCGAATGAGAGAGAAACAGCACCAGCGGGGGCTGAGTGCCAGTTACCTAGAACCTGACCGGTacgatgaggaggaggaaggcgaGGAGTCCATCAGCTTGGCTGCCATTAAAAACCGATACAAAGGGGGCATTCGAG AGGAGCGAGCCAGAATCTATTCGTCAGACAGCGATGAGGGATCAGAAGAAGATAAGGCTCAAAGATTACTCAAAGCAAAGAAACTCACCAGTGATGAG GAAGGTGAGCCttctggaaagagaaaagcagaagatgacgataaagcaaataaaaagcaTAAGAAGTATGTGATCagtgatgaagaagaagaagatgatgattGA
- the LEO1 gene encoding RNA polymerase-associated protein LEO1 isoform X2: MADMEDLFGSDADSDAERKDSDSGSDSDSDQENVASGSNASGSESDQDERGDSGKPSNKELFGDDSEDEGASHHSGSDNHSERSDNRSEASERSDHEDNDPSDVDQHSGSEAHNDDEDEGHRSDGGSHHSEAEGSEKAHSDDEKWGREDKSDQSDDEKIQNSDDEERAQGSDEDKLQNSDDDEKMQNTDDEERPQLSDDERQQLSEEEKANSDEERPAASDNDDEKQNSDDEERPQLSDEEKMQNSDDERPQASDEERRPSDDEEEQDHKSESARGSDSEDEVLRMKRKNAIASDSEADSDTEVPKDNSGTMDLFGGADDISSGSDGEDKPPTPGQPVDENGLPQDQQEEEPIPETRIEVEIPKVNTDLGNDLYFVKLPNFLSVEPRPFDPQYYEDEFEDEEMLDEEGRTRLKLKVENTIRWRIRRDEEGNEIKESNARIVKWSDGSMSLHLGNEVFDVYKAPLQGDHNHLFIRQGTGLQGQAVFKTKLTFRPHSTDSATHRKMTLSLADRCSKTQKIRILPMAGRDPECQRTEMIKKEEERLRASIRRESQQRRMREKQHQRGLSASYLEPDRYDEEEEGEESISLAAIKNRYKGGIREERARIYSSDSDEGSEEDKAQRLLKAKKLTSDEESLWKREKPRWKETRQWKGRASWSILSFLRRKRKVSLLEREKQKMTIKQIKSIRSM; encoded by the exons ATGGCGGATATGGAGGACCTCTTCGGGAGCGACGCCGACAGTGATGCCGAACGTAAAG ATTCTGATTCTGGATCAGACTCTGATTCTGACCAAGAGAACGTTGCTTCTGGGAGTAATGCCTCTGGAAGTGAAAGTGATCAAGATGAAAGAGGTGATTCAGGAAAACCAAGTAATAAGGAACTGTTTGGAGATGACAGTGAGGATGAGGGAGCTTCTCATCATAGTGGGAGTGATAATCACTCTGAAAGATCGGACAATAGATCAGAAGCTTCTGAGCGTTCTGACCATGAAGACAATGACCCCTCAGATGTAGATCAGCACAGTGGATCAGAAGCCCATAATGACGATGAAGATGAAGGTCATAGATCAGATGGAGGGAGCCATCACTCAGAAGCAGAAGGCTCTGAAAAAGCACATTCAGATGATGAAAAATGGGGCAGAGAAGATAAAAGTGACCAGTCAGATGATGAAAAGATACAAAATTCTGATGATGAAGAGAGGGCACAAGGATCTGATGAAGATAAGCTGCAGAATTCTGATGATGATGAGAAAATGCAGAACACAGATGATGAGGAGAGGCCTCAGCTGTCAGATGATGAGAGGCAACAACTGTCTGAGGAGGAGAAGGCTAATTCTGATGAAGAACGGCCAGCAGCTTCTGATAATGATGATGAGAAGCAGAATTCTGATGATGAAGAACGGCCGCAGTTGTCTGATGAGGAGAAAATGCAAAATTCTGATGATGAAAGGCCACAGGCCTCGGATGAAGAACGCAGGCCTTCAGATGATGAAGAGGAACAGGACCATAAGTCAG AATCTGCAAGAGGCAGTGATAGCGAAGATGAAGTTTTACGAATGAAACGCAAGAATGCAATTGCATCTGATTCAGAAGCGGATAGTGACACTGAGGTACCAAAAG ATAACAGTGGAACCATGGATCTATTTGGAGGTGCAGATGATATATCTTCAGGGAGTGATGGAGAAGATAAACCACCTACTCCAGGGCAGCCTGTT GATGAAAATGGGTTGCCTCAGGACCAACAGGAGGAGGAGCCAATTCCTGAGACCAGAATAGAAGTAGAAATACCCAAAGTAAACACTGATTTAGGAAACGACTTGTATTTTGTTAAACTGCCCAACTTTCTCAGTGTGGAGCCCAG ACCTTTTGATCCTCAGTATTATGAAGATGaatttgaagatgaagaaatgcTGGATGAAGAAGGTCGAACCAGGCTAAAATTAAAG GTAGAAAATACTATAAGATGGAGGATACGCCGGGACGAAGAAGGCaatgaaattaaagaaagcaATGCTCGGATAGTCAAGTGGTCAGATGGAAG CATGTCTCTGCATTTAGGCAATGAAGTGTTTGATGTTTACAAAGCTCCGCTGCAGGGCGATCACAACCATCTTTTCATAAGACAGGGCACTGGGCTACAGGGACAGGCCGTCTTCAAAACCAAACTCACATTCAG ACCTCACTCTACAGACAGTGCCACGCATAGAAAGATGACCCTGTCACTTGCAGATAGATGTTCAAAGACACAGAAGATTAGAATCTTACCAATGGCCGGTCGTGATCCTGAATGCCAGCGCACAGAAATGATTAAG AAAGAAGAAGAACGTTTGAGAGCTTCTATTCGTAGGGAATCTCAGCAGCGCCGAATGAGAGAGAAACAGCACCAGCGGGGGCTGAGTGCCAGTTACCTAGAACCTGACCGGTacgatgaggaggaggaaggcgaGGAGTCCATCAGCTTGGCTGCCATTAAAAACCGATACAAAGGGGGCATTCGAG AGGAGCGAGCCAGAATCTATTCGTCAGACAGCGATGAGGGATCAGAAGAAGATAAGGCTCAAAGATTACTCAAAGCAAAGAAACTCACCAGTGATGAG GAGAGTCTGTGGAAAAGGGAAAAACCCAGGTGGAAAGAAACAAGACAATGGAAAGGAAGGGCGTCGTGGTCCATCCTCAGCTTTCTTAGAAGAAAGAG GAAGGTGAGCCttctggaaagagaaaagcagaagatgacgataaagcaaataaaaagcaTAAGAAGTATGTGA